The genomic region AACATATGTTTAGCAAACGCTGAGCTTCTGTCTGAAAGATCAGCATTCATGTCACCAACCACATATACACTCATGGAATGATTATAATGAATAAAAGAATTTATAAAAGCAAGTCAATGCAAATATTCATCCTCATTCTGCTGACACTCATATGGTGTATATATGTTAAGAATAATAAACTCTCTATTGTTAACCTTTAACTGTACTGCAATGCACCAGTCAACTTCAAGCCTTATGACTTTTATCACTGAGTCCAATTTTTTGTGCCAAAGGATAGCCACACCTCCTGCTATCCTTCCTCTCACTATTCCCATTGAGAGATCAGTTGTAGATTCACCAGCACCgtagaaattgtctttaaaagaGTTCAATTTTTCCAAATCTTGTTTAGGTAAAAAAGTTTCCTGTAAACATAAAATTTCACAGTTTTGCATCAAGCTATCCACAACTACACGCCGAGCCCTGTCCCCTGCGCTGCTGCCGACACACAACCCCCGACAGTTATAAGATGCAACACGCATGGGAGAATTTAAGAGGACAGTGCTGCCATAGCCCTAACCGGCACAACCGCTCCAAGTGTTGAACTGGTTACATTACTACCAGTCACTCCCGCCTTACGGGGCTCATAATATCGCCGCACAACAGAACCTTCTGGCCAGAGTTCGGGGTTGTACATCTCCGCGACTTCACTGCATTCCACTCACCCTTTAAATGAACTGTATCTATTACTCACAGTGACAACCCGTTGACAGGTAACTTCATGGCCAAGCTTTTCTTTAAGATAGTTAGCCAGCGTCTCTGCGTCAAGGTCTGGAGAGAATTTGGTAGCAAAAACACTTACCATCTTCGTCCGAACCACTTTTATATTTCCTTGCGCACCCGTGCCAACAATAGGCTTAGATATCCTACACAAAATTACCAAACCatactaaaagtaaaataataataataataataataataataataataataataataataataataataataataataataataataacaataagtcTGTTTGCAGAAACGATTCGTTTCAGAAAAGTAATCAGTTCAACAGTTGaagcaaaaatgacaaataatgaGAAACAAACGTTTTAAATGACGATTAAATTAGCTAACAAAAAAATCTCACCTGATCATCAAAGTCTTCATTAATTAATTTTCCTCTCTTCgcatgtgtgagtgtttgtgttccGCTGCTGTCCAGACTAATGATGCTTTCATTGCAAGGTCTGCCGTATTTCAGATCACTCTTTCTGGAGTCAGTGGTTCTGCAAACCTCATAATTGTACACGTGCTGTAAAGTTCCTGTGCCCCCTACGTCTGCGTAAAGAGGCGGATAATACGGAATAACTGGAAGATTCGCTCCAGATTTGTAAAACATCCGCTCGCGTCTCCATCTGTAGCATCTGACTGACAGTATGGCAATGATAGACACGATAAAGAGAAACGAAACTACAGCCAAGGCCAAGACCAGATAGAAAGTCAGGTTGTCGTTGTAGTCCTTGTCGTGCGTAAAGTCAGTGAACTCCGAGAGCACTTCAGGGAAGCTGTCCGCCACCGCCACGTTAACATTGACTGTAGCTGATCGAGAGGGCTGTCCGTTGTCCTCCACTACAACAGTGAGTCTCTGTTTCACAGCATCTTTATCTGTCACTTGGCGCACAGTTcttatttctccattctgtaagCCCACTTCAAACAGCGCCCTGTCTGTGGCTTTCTGCAGTTTATATGAGAGCCAGGCATTCTGTCCAGAGTCCACATCAACAGCCACCACTTTAGTCACCAGATAACCCACATCTGCAGAACGAGGCACTATTTCAGCCACCACAGAAGCGCCTGACTGGACCGGATACAGAACCTGAGGCGCGTTGTCATTCTGGTCCTGAATCATTATTTTCACGCTCACGTTGCTGCTGAGAGGAGGAGAGCCTCCATCCTGCGCTTTTACGCGGAACTGGAAATCTTTGATCTGCTCGTAATCGAAAGATCGCACTGCATGTATGACTCCACTATCAGCACTAACGGACACTAACGAGGAGATGTGCACTCCGTTAACCGACGAGTCCTCCAGTATGTAAGACACACGGGCATTCTGGTTAAAATCTGCGTCTCTGGCTCTGACTGTGAATATAGAAAGACCCGGTGTGTTGTTTTCTTGAACAGAGGCCTCATATGAGCTCTTGTCAAAGACAGGCGCGTTATCATTCACATCTGATATCTGTAAGGAGAGAGTGACGCTGCTGGAGAGAGAGGGCACGCCTTCATCAGCGCACGTCACACTGATGTTATACTCAGATTCGCGCTCTCGGTCTAAATCACCATCTGTGACTAAACTGAAGAAATTGGCATTTGTTGACTTCAGCTTAAAAGGGATATCATCATTAATGGAGCATTGGACTTTTCCATTCTCACCAGAATCTGAGTCTTGGACATTCAGCATAGTCACAACGGTGTCTGGTTTTGAATCTTCGGAAAGAGTGTTTGATTTTGACATTATATTAATTACTGGTTTGTTGTCATTCACATCAATTACATCAACAATCACTTTACATGTGTCAGAGTGACGCCCAGGGTCTCTTGCTTGAACGTCAATTTGATAATGTTTAACTCTTTCATAGTCTAAATCGCCAGATAACTTTAAAACGCCGTCATTTCCATCTATTTCAAAGAGGTTAGTGGTGCCACGAGAAGATTTCGAAATATGATATTCTATTTTACCATTCTGTCCTTGGTCAGCATCTGATGCTTGAACTGTAGTTAAAGTTGCACCCTTTGGAGAGTTTTCTGCAACGCTCGTCTTATAAACAGACAGTAAGCAAACTGGCGCGTTATCATTTGTGTCCTCAATTGTGATTATAATCGGAATTGTTCCAGACATCTGTGGGTCTCCCCCGTCCACAGCAGTAAGTAAAAGTGAAATGTGCTCTTGTTTTTCTCGATCTAAAGGTTTTTGTAaaatcatttcaacatttttgctACCATCCGGCATATCttgagtttttaaaataaaatgattcgcGGGATGTAAAGAATAGCCCTGTACGCTGTTTAAGCCAACGTCATCATCCACTGCTGTCTCTAAAACAAATTTAGCTCCTGTCGGAGATGATTCACTTATATCAAATGTTATCTCTTTGGCTGCAAAAACAGGAGCGTTGTCATTTACATCTATAATCTCAACTGTTATGCTATAAAACTCCATCGGGTTTTCCAAGGTAATCTGAAAATGTAGCGCGCAAGGCGTTGTCTGTCCGCATAGCGCCTCTCGGTCTATTCTCTCTTTGATAAGGAGGACCCCTCTTTCTTTATTCAGCTCGATGTATTCAGAGCTGTCTCCTGTATAAATACGCGCTTTACCCGATTTCAGTCTCTTTAAATCTAAACCCAAATCCTGCGCTATGTTCCCGACTAAAGAGCCTTTGGCCATTTCCTCAGGAATGGAGTAACTGACCTGCCCGAGAGCCGAACTGAGAGAGACAAACCAAATAAACAACAGTACTTGCCGCGCCATTGTTCTCTCCGACATTTTGCAGAAGGCCACGGAATGAAGATTCACGCACAAAACAAATTAGTCCAAGAAGCTGGAGGAAATCATGTATATCCAAAGTGACGAGAACTAACAAAAAGTCTTCAAGTCAAAGAAAAGTATACTAAATACAGTATCTTTGTGATTTGTATTCTCTCTCCTCCTCAGACTGTGCTCTCagcttctgtctctctctaataATATGGTGATGATGGGGTGGAACTGCAGCAGATCTGCTCTCTAAACTGACATATTGACCAACAGCGGCACTATGAGTCCAGTCTGATGAACTACAGaaaacttaaaatgaataaacatttgTCTCTGTGTCAGACACGTCTAAAAAGCAATTTCCTAAACAAAGTACTTCAGTATAAAACTAGCAAATGTCTATTATCATACAAACATCAAAGAGATAAAATGATTGTATGAGTTTGTGTAAATAACATTTAAGGGCAAACATTTAAGTAAATTCCTCCTTCCCTCAGTGTTTTGATCAGGCCCTATCCACGTGTCTATTGATCAGAGAGGGAGAAATATCTAAAATACAACTGAACACATCTGAAAACTATTGACACGTTGTATCGTTTAATTGTTAACAGGAGGATAGATTGACAGACTGCagggaaaaaagtaaaaaaaaaaaaaatactgctgtaaaaagaTGCACCAGAATACACGGGTAAATTGTAAGCCTTGTTAGATTTCAGGACCATGGTCAGGGAAACTGAAGTTTCTCATTTCATGACAAAGTCAAGTATAACagtcgtgcaaaaaaaaaaaaaagttaaggtcAAATAACAAAACTGAAAATGCAATTGCATGTTAAATCGCTAGTCTATATATCAGTGACAGCGCGCCATATTACACCGGTacaattttttcttatttttttcttgctaAACAAAAAGAGATGTACAAAAGGATATACGAATAAAAAGAGAGAATAATAATTAGAGTAATAGAAAGGCAGAAAATATACCGGACTATAACAGActctgtattaaatatatttatatataaatatatttatatataaaatatattttattgtcaaCTATACTTAATCACAGAAActaattattttcacaaaaccAATCAGCAATACTATCAACAGCTACagcaaaaatgataaattatgagatacaacgttgtatatctaatatatataaaaaaaaattagctgtAAAAATATTTCTTACCTTATCACAATCACCAAAGTTCAGTGTCTCTCTTTGCgcatgtgtgagtgtttgtgttccGCTGCTGTCCAGACTAATGATGCTTTCACTGCAAGGTCTGCCGTATTTCAGATCACTCTTTCTGGAGTCAGTGGTTCTGCAAACCTCATAATTGTACACGTGCTGTAAAGTTCCTGTGCCCCCTACGTCTGCGTAAAGAGGCGGATAATATGGAATAACTGGAAGATTCGCCCCAGATTTGTAAAACATCCGCTCGCGTCTCCATCTGTAGCATTTGACTGACAGTATGGCGATGATAGACACGATAAAGAGAAACGAAACTACAGCCAAGGCCAAGACCAGATAGAAAGTCAGGTTGTCGTTGTAGTCCTTGTCGTGCGTAAAGTCAGTGAACTCCGAGAGCACTTCAGGGAAGCTGTCCGCCACCGCCACGTTAACATTGACTGTAGCTGATCGAGAGGGCTGCCCGTTGTCCTCCACTACAACAGTGAGTCTCTGTTTCACAGCATCTTTATCTGTCACTTGGCGCACAGTTcttatttctccattctgtaagCCCACTTCAAACAGCACCCTGTCTGTGGCTTTCTGTAGTTTATATGAGAGCCAGGCATTCTGTCCAGAGTCCACATCAACAGCCACCACTTTAGTCACCAGATAACCCACATCTGCAGAACGAGGCACTATTTCAGCCACCACAGAAGCGCCTGACTGGACCGGATACAGAACCTGAGGCGCGTTGTCATTCTGGTCCTGAATCATTATTTTCACGCTCACGTTGCTGCTGAGAGGAGGGGAGCCTCCGTCCTGCGCTTTTACGCGGAACTGGAAATCTTTGATTTGCTCGTAATCGAAAGATCGCACTGCGTGTATGACTCCACTATCAGCACTAACGGACACTAATGAGGAGATGTGCACTCCGTTAACCGA from Carassius carassius chromosome 29, fCarCar2.1, whole genome shotgun sequence harbors:
- the LOC132109885 gene encoding protocadherin beta-16-like isoform X15, which translates into the protein MSERTMARQVLLFIWFVSLSSALGQVSYSIPEEMAKGSLVGNIAQDLGLDLKRLKSGKARIYTGDSSEYIELNKERGVLLIKERIDREALCGQTTPCALHFQITLENPMEFYSITVEIIDVNDNAPVFAAKEITFDISESSPTGAKFVLETAVDDDVGLNSVQGYSLHPANHFILKTQDMPDGSKNVEMILQKPLDREKQEHISLLLTAVDGGDPQMSGTIPIIITIEDTNDNAPVCLLSVYKTSVAENSPKGATLTTVQASDADQGQNGKIEYHISKSSRGTTNLFEIDGNDGVLKLSGDLDYERVKHYQIDVQARDPGRHSDTCKVIVDVIDVNDNKPVINIMSKSNTLSEDSKPDTVVTMLNVQDSDSGENGKVQCSINDDIPFKLKSTNANFFSLVTDGDLDRERESEYNISVTCADEGVPSLSSSVTLSLQISDVNDNAPVFDKSSYEASVQENNTPGLSIFTVRARDADFNQNARVSYILEDSSVNGVHISSLVSVSADSGVIHAVRSFDYEQIKDFQFRVKAQDGGSPPLSSNVSVKIMIQDQNDNAPQVLYPVQSGASVVAEIVPRSADVGYLVTKVVAVDVDSGQNAWLSYKLQKATDRALFEVGLQNGEIRTVRQVTDKDAVKQRLTVVVEDNGQPSRSATVNVNVAVADSFPEVLSEFTDFTHDKDYNDNLTFYLVLALAVVSFLFIVSIIAILSVRCYRWRRERMFYKSGANLPVIPYYPPLYADVGGTGTLQHVYNYEVCRTTDSRKSDLKYGRPCNESIISLDSSGTQTLTHAKRGKLINEDFDDQQKPPSADWRFTQNQRPGPSGSFRLQPTHVRWTPPSRLRAAATPEVAVGTGPWPNPPTEAEQLQALMAAANEVSEATNTLGPGTMGLSTRYSPQFTLQHVPDYRQNVYIPGSTATLTSNQQQPQQALPPPQAAIAAAQSEPPKAAQTPASKKKSTKKEKK
- the LOC132109885 gene encoding protocadherin gamma-A5-like isoform X38: MSERTMARQVLLFIWFVSLSSALGQVSYSIPEEMAKGSLVGNIAQDLGLDLKRLKSGKARIYTGDSSEYIELNKERGVLLIKERIDREALCGQTTPCALHFQITLENPMEFYSITVEIIDVNDNAPVFAAKEITFDISESSPTGAKFVLETAVDDDVGLNSVQGYSLHPANHFILKTQDMPDGSKNVEMILQKPLDREKQEHISLLLTAVDGGDPQMSGTIPIIITIEDTNDNAPVCLLSVYKTSVAENSPKGATLTTVQASDADQGQNGKIEYHISKSSRGTTNLFEIDGNDGVLKLSGDLDYERVKHYQIDVQARDPGRHSDTCKVIVDVIDVNDNKPVINIMSKSNTLSEDSKPDTVVTMLNVQDSDSGENGKVQCSINDDIPFKLKSTNANFFSLVTDGDLDRERESEYNISVTCADEGVPSLSSSVTLSLQISDVNDNAPVFDKSSYEASVQENNTPGLSIFTVRARDADFNQNARVSYILEDSSVNGVHISSLVSVSADSGVIHAVRSFDYEQIKDFQFRVKAQDGGSPPLSSNVSVKIMIQDQNDNAPQVLYPVQSGASVVAEIVPRSADVGYLVTKVVAVDVDSGQNAWLSYKLQKATDRALFEVGLQNGEIRTVRQVTDKDAVKQRLTVVVEDNGQPSRSATVNVNVAVADSFPEVLSEFTDFTHDKDYNDNLTFYLVLALAVVSFLFIVSIIAILSVRCYRWRRERMFYKSGANLPVIPYYPPLYADVGGTGTLQHVYNYEVCRTTDSRKSDLKYGRPCNESIISLDSSGTQTLTHAKRGKLINEDFDDQQKPPSADWRFTQNQRPGPSGAAATPEVAVGTGPWPNPPTEAEQLQALMAAANEVSEATNTLGPGTMGLSTRYSPQFTLQHVPDYRQNVYIPGSTATLTSNQQQPQQALPPPQAAIAAAQSEPPKAAQTPASKKKSTKKEKK